From the genome of bacterium:
GCGGAAGGCGGTAGTCATCAGGCTCTGGATCTCCTCGGAGAGCAGCTCTTCGGTGACGGCGAGGGCGAGCTGCTTGCGGTCGATCAGCAGGCAGCGGTCGGCCTTTTCCTCGAGATAGTGCTGCACCGTGCGTTCGACAAAGGCCTCGATGCGGTCACGTTCGGCGAAGCCGCGTTCCAGCCAGGGGCGGATGGCCTCGGGATCGGCGATATAGACCCAGGCCTTGAAGCGGCGGCCATCGGCGTTGACCTCCACCACCTGGCGCTGGTATAGGGCGCCGGCCGATTCATAGTCGTCGAGGCGGGCGAGCAAGGCGGGTGTGACGCCGGTGAGCAGCCGGCCGTCGATGTGGTCCCCGCGCCAGGGAATAGCGAAGGAAAAGGCGTTTTGCGGCTGCACGCGGCGGAAATGGTCGAGCCGGGCCGGGATGCCCTTCAGGGTCTGACCGGTGAGGAGACGGAAATGATGATCGTCGTTGAGCGAGCCATAGACAAAGAGCGCGTCGAGCTCCTCGCCGGAATGGGGTGAAAGCTGCGGCGCGCTGTCCCGGGCTGCCGCGGCGGGCGCGGGCGGTGTTTGGGCATCGACGACCATGGAGAAGGCCGCGCGGCGGTTGGCGCCGCGCGCTCACGAGGGTTAGTGTGCGGCCCGGCCGGTGGGGTCAGGCGTCCTGTTTGAAATGGAGCGCAAACTGCTGTTGCATCTCATCCTGCGAAATCGCGGTCACGCGGCCGTTGGCATACTGCGCCTCGATCCACTCGAATATTTTGGCCACGCGGGCATCGCGCTTGTCGACCGGCGGCTTGCCCTGTTTCTGCAGCTGCTGGCTGACCCAATAGCCGACGCCGGCGATGCCGGAACGGTCGGTGATATGGACGCCGAGCGGCCGGTTGAGGATCTTGCCGGTGTCGAAGATGTTATAGATCTCCTCGTTCTTGATCACTCCGTCGGCGTGAATGCCGGCCATGGTGACGTTGAAATTCTCTCCCGCAAAGGGGTAATTGGGGGCGATCACCGTGCCAATGCTGCGCATGTAGTTGGCGATGTCGGTGATGGCCGAAAGATCCATGCCATTGGTTGATCCGGTGAGCGAAGCGTATTCGACGGCCAGGGCCTCCAGGGGCGAGTTGCCGGTGCGCTCGCCGAAGCCGAGGATCGTGCCGTTGACCGCAGCGACGCCGGAGAGCCAGGCGGCGACGCCGTTGATATGCACCTTGTGAAAATCGTTATGGCCGTGCCATTCGAGGTTGGCGGAGGGGATGCCGAATTCGCGTTGCAGGTAATAGATCATCTTGGGGACCGAGCGCGGCAGGGCGGCAGTCGCATAGGGAAGGCCGTAGCCCATGGTATCGCAAAGGCGGATTTTGATCCGCAAACCGCTATGGGCCGAAAATTCCATCAACTCCTCGGTGAAGGGGACGACGCAGCCCCAGAAATCGGCGCGGGTGACATCCTCATAATGGCAGCGGATGGCTTCAAGGCCGGCCTCGGCGGCAGCGCGGACGACCTTCATGAAATCGTCGAGCACCTGGCGGCGCGTCTTTTTAAATTTCAAAAAGATATGATAGTCGGAGATGGAGGTGAGCAGGCCGGTTTCCTTGAGCCCGGCCTGGCGGACCAGCTCAAAATCGCTGGGATTGGCACGGATCCAGGCGGTCACTTCGGGAAAGCGGTATCCCTTGTTGCGCACCTCCTCGAGGACCTCGCGGTCGCGTTCGGAGTAGATGAAAAATTCGGATTGACGGATGATGCCGTTGGGGCCGGAGAGGCGGTGGATCAGATCAAAGAGGGTGCTCGCCTGCTCGGCAGTGAAGGGGGTGCGCGCTTGCTGTCCATCACGGAAGGTGGTGTCGGTCATCCAGATCTCGGGGGCCGGACGAGCATCGACCGTCACCCCGTCAAAGACCGTTCTGGGAACCTCATCGTAGGGAAAAACATCGCGCATGAGGTTGGGCTCTTCGACATCCACCAGGGGATGACTTGGGGCCTTTTCAATTCTTTGCCAATTTGCTGGGTGAATGGACATGGGACCTCCGACAGGATCATGGATGGAGCTGCCTCCAGTGCTAAAGCAAACCTCAGGGCTCCTGGACCTCAGTGAGATGTTCCAGAGCATCACGTAAAAGCCGGTTGCCGGGGAATTTGTCCAGACCGTTCTTGTAGGCGGCGATGGCTTCGCGGGTGCGGTTGAGCCGGAAATAGACATTGCCGAGATAGAGCATGATATGGGGATCGGTGTGGCCCTGTTCGCGCAGGTTATCGAGGTGGTGCAGGGCGCAATCGTAGGCCTGATCGGCGATGCAGGCGAGGGCGGCATGATAGTGGGCGATCGCCGATTCCTGATTATTCTCCAGGAGTTTCTCGAAGGCCAGCCGCGCCTTGTAATAATGGCCGCAGTGATAGTAGGCCATACCCAACCAATAATAGGCCATGATCATGGTAGGGGAGGAGGCGATGGACTGCTCGAGGGCCTCGATGGCTTTCTCCAGGCGCATGGCGCGGTAATGGCAGATGCCGAGGTAGTAATAGGCGTAAGGCAGGCGTGGATTGACGGCGATGGCTTTCTGGAAGGTCTCCGCGGCGGCGTCGATCCGGCCGCGCAAATAGTACCCGTTGCCCAGCATAAGCAGCGAACGCAGATCGGTCGGATCCCCGGTGATCTGTTTCTCCAGATCGCGGAGCAGGTCATCCAGCTGATCCGATTCCAGCAGCTCCATGTCGTCCATCAAACCCGATGAAGTGGTCATCTTTCTCTCCTGATTATAGACAGCTTGCGTAGCTGGTATTATAAGCCCTTTGTCTTTGATAGTCAAGGGATATTTTCATTGATTTTGAACAGGAATAGTAATAAATTCGGTCCATACTGAATAACGCGACAATTTCGGCGAGAATTCCATGAAAATCAGAATGTATGGGCTCCTGACGCTTTTCGTCGTTCTTTGCAGCGCCGCAGCCGCGCAGCAGCGTCTCCCGGCGCAGGCCGTCGCCACGACGGTGGCAGCGCCGGCCGATTCCGCGTTGCAGCAGGAGGAGAACTGGGATCCGGTTGAGCTCGGCGCCTTTCTCGGAGACTTCACCGTCGGCCGCGGCGACGCGATCAGCGGCGGCGAATTGCTCAGCCGCATCAAGAACAAGGCCGTCATCGACAGCAGCCGCATGGTCGAGGGCTTCCGTATCCAGCTGCTCGCCACCCGGGATGAGAGCGAGGCCCGGCGCGCCCGCGACGATGCGCGCAGCTTTTTTCCCGAAAACAGTTATCTGCTCTATGACAATCCCTACTACAAACTGCGCCTCGGCGACTGTCTGACCCGAGCCGCCGCCGACTCGCTACAGCAGCGCGCCATCAGCAAGGGCTTCTCCGGCGCCTGGATCGTCCGCTCGCAAGTGCATGAATTCACCCCGAAACTCAATATCTTCTACACCACGCCTCCCGATTCCACGGCACTGGAATGGGACCGCCAGCAAAATTAGTATTGATTTTAAGCCATTTTTTTATTATATTTAACGCCGTTTTATAAAAACTGGTGAATTATCCGCAGCGGGCATAAATCGCATGAAAATACCGCCGGTTTAAGGTAACTCCCGTTCATCCCTTCGCTGGGGTGGCGGGTTTATTTTTGGGAGGTACTATGTCAGGCCACTCCAAGTGGGCAACGATCAAGCGTAAAAAGGAAAAAACGGATGCCGCCCGCGGACGCGCATTCACCCGGCTGATCAAGGAAATAACCATCGCGGCGCGCCACGGCGGCGGCGATGAATCGTCCAATCCCCGGCTGCGCACCGCTGTGCTCGCTGCCAAAGCCGCCAACATGCCGGCCGCCAATATCGACCGCGCCATCAAGCGCGGCACCGGCGAACTCCCGGGCGTCAATTATGAAGAGATCACCTACGAAGGATACGGGCCGGGCGGCGTCGCCGTCTATATAGAAGTGCTGACCGACAACAAGAACCGCACCGTGGCCGAAATCCGGCACCTGCTCTCCAAGTATAACGGCGCCCTCGGCGAATCGGGCAGCGTCGCCTGGATGTTCACCAAAAAGGGCGTGATCGTGATCCCGGCCAAAAACACCACCGAGGACGACCTGATGATGGTTACTCTTGATGCCGGGGCCGAGGACATCACCCTCGAAGAGGATTTCTTCCGCGTCACCACCGATCCGGCCAAGCTCGAAGCGGTTAAAAAAGCCCTCGATGGCGCCAAAATCGCCTTTGATTCGGCTGAACTCACCCGCGAGCCGGCCAATACCGTCAAGGTCGAAGGCAAGGCCGCTGAATCGGTGATCAAACTGATGGACGCTCTCGAAGAGCACGAGGATGTCCAGAATGTCTATGCCAATTTCGACATCGACGAAAAAACCCTGGAAGCGATGGAAGAGTAAAGCCGCATGGTGGTGATGGGCATTGACCCGGGCAGTCAGGTCACCGGCTATGGCATCGTCTCCATCACCGCCGGCGATGGACCCCGTTAT
Proteins encoded in this window:
- a CDS encoding 2-isopropylmalate synthase encodes the protein MSIHPANWQRIEKAPSHPLVDVEEPNLMRDVFPYDEVPRTVFDGVTVDARPAPEIWMTDTTFRDGQQARTPFTAEQASTLFDLIHRLSGPNGIIRQSEFFIYSERDREVLEEVRNKGYRFPEVTAWIRANPSDFELVRQAGLKETGLLTSISDYHIFLKFKKTRRQVLDDFMKVVRAAAEAGLEAIRCHYEDVTRADFWGCVVPFTEELMEFSAHSGLRIKIRLCDTMGYGLPYATAALPRSVPKMIYYLQREFGIPSANLEWHGHNDFHKVHINGVAAWLSGVAAVNGTILGFGERTGNSPLEALAVEYASLTGSTNGMDLSAITDIANYMRSIGTVIAPNYPFAGENFNVTMAGIHADGVIKNEEIYNIFDTGKILNRPLGVHITDRSGIAGVGYWVSQQLQKQGKPPVDKRDARVAKIFEWIEAQYANGRVTAISQDEMQQQFALHFKQDA
- a CDS encoding tetratricopeptide repeat protein produces the protein MTTSSGLMDDMELLESDQLDDLLRDLEKQITGDPTDLRSLLMLGNGYYLRGRIDAAAETFQKAIAVNPRLPYAYYYLGICHYRAMRLEKAIEALEQSIASSPTMIMAYYWLGMAYYHCGHYYKARLAFEKLLENNQESAIAHYHAALACIADQAYDCALHHLDNLREQGHTDPHIMLYLGNVYFRLNRTREAIAAYKNGLDKFPGNRLLRDALEHLTEVQEP
- a CDS encoding SPOR domain-containing protein, translating into MKIRMYGLLTLFVVLCSAAAAQQRLPAQAVATTVAAPADSALQQEENWDPVELGAFLGDFTVGRGDAISGGELLSRIKNKAVIDSSRMVEGFRIQLLATRDESEARRARDDARSFFPENSYLLYDNPYYKLRLGDCLTRAAADSLQQRAISKGFSGAWIVRSQVHEFTPKLNIFYTTPPDSTALEWDRQQN
- a CDS encoding YebC/PmpR family DNA-binding transcriptional regulator produces the protein MSGHSKWATIKRKKEKTDAARGRAFTRLIKEITIAARHGGGDESSNPRLRTAVLAAKAANMPAANIDRAIKRGTGELPGVNYEEITYEGYGPGGVAVYIEVLTDNKNRTVAEIRHLLSKYNGALGESGSVAWMFTKKGVIVIPAKNTTEDDLMMVTLDAGAEDITLEEDFFRVTTDPAKLEAVKKALDGAKIAFDSAELTREPANTVKVEGKAAESVIKLMDALEEHEDVQNVYANFDIDEKTLEAMEE